In the Hordeum vulgare subsp. vulgare chromosome 7H, MorexV3_pseudomolecules_assembly, whole genome shotgun sequence genome, one interval contains:
- the LOC123408325 gene encoding uncharacterized protein LOC123408325 yields MCSVISGVSTASTVGRASHTSETFSTRSSSLSPSTRKSNDHPPTTLPRPQIVAEGQASRTFFDNVKSDVNTSTQGNGFKPSSLRKPTPKIGYFDAEKSVEQKAGARAQLQPTKVLFSPLATQSSWIPSTPKTIPASLTFEQEEPKSRAAAPSQTKASPSLPLKVAQSELKPSKVTEPEASKSKASTPLRLTVARIEVKQSKLTEPEASQAKASTPLPIKLDRTEVKPSKVTEHDASQTKTLSSLPVRLSQAEVDPSKVAEHEASQTEALHLLSPRVAQTEVEPAKVAEHDVSGTKASHSAPLIRDVQTEIETPKVSEHEKHMQDTGPLVVAMDIAEEGIEALHENVQSTGEVESPNVSELEARVNEIGLLLAMDVAEEGFPALHENVQVNGHSVESSKVSDHEAHVQETGLLVAMDIAEEEGIPALHENAQANGEVESLTVELSSCTSGQQES; encoded by the exons ATGTGCTCTGTGATTTCTGGGGTTTCAACAGCATCCACTGTAGGGAGAGCGAGTCATACATCTGAGACCTTTAGTACAAGGTCATCTTCATTGTCCCCTTCCACCAGAAAGAGCAATGACCACCCTCCAACCACACTACCGAGGCCTCAAATTGTTGCAGAAGGACAGGcttcaagaacattttttgataatgtgaAATCCGATGTCAACACATCCACCCAAGGAAATGGTTTTAAGCCATCTAGTTTACGAAAGCCTACACCAAAGATTGGATATTTTGATGCC GAGAAATCTGTTGAACAAAAAGCCGGTGCACGGGCACAACTGCAACCCACGAAGGTTCTGTTTTCACCGCTGGCCACACAGAGCTCTTGGATTCCATCTACTCCGAAGACAATCCCTGCATCTCTTACATTTGAGCAAGAAGAACCAAAATCTAGGGCAGCAGCACCTTCTCAAACCAAAGCGTCGCCTTCACTGCCTCTCAAAGTCGCACAAAGTGAATTAAAACCATCAAAGGTTACAGAGCCTGAAGCTTCTAAATCTAAAGCATCAACTCCACTGCGTCTCACAGTTGCACGAATTGAAGTAAAACAATCAAAGTTGACCGAGCCTGAAGCTTCTCAAGCCAAGGCATCAACTCCACTGCCTATCAAACTTGACCGAACTGAAGTAAAACCATCAAAGGTGacagagcatgatgcttctcaaaCTAAGACATTGTCTTCACTGCCCGTCAGACTTTCACAAGCTGAAGTAGACCCATCAAAGGTGGCAGAGCATGAagcttctcaaactgaggcatTGCATTTACTGTCTCCCAGAGTTGCGCAGACTGAAGTAGAACCAGCAAAGGTGGCGGAGCATGACGTTTCTGGAACAAAGGCATCACATTCAGCGCCTTTAATTAGAGATGTGCAAACTGAAATAGAAACACCAAAGGTGTCAGAGCATGAAAAACACATGCAGGATACTGGTCCATTGGTGGTCGCCATGGACATTGCAGAGGAGGGCATTGAAGCTTTGCATGAGAATGTCCAGTCCACTGGTGAAGTAGAATCACCAAATGTGTCTGAGCTGGAAGCACGCGTGAATGAGATTGGTTTGTTGCTCGCCATGGACGTTGCAGAGGAGGGCTTTCCAGCTTTGCATGAGAATGTCCAGGTTAATGGACATTCAGTAGAATCATCAAAGGTGTCGGATCATGAAGCACACGTGCAGGAGACTGGCTTGTTGGTTGCTATGGACATTGCAGAGGAGGAGGGCATTCCAGCTTTGCATGAAAATGCCCAGGCTAATGGCGAAGTAGAATCATTAACAGTTGAGCTGTCATCATGTACCTCTGGTCAGCAAGAATCATAA